In Deltaproteobacteria bacterium CG11_big_fil_rev_8_21_14_0_20_49_13, a single genomic region encodes these proteins:
- a CDS encoding ferredoxin, producing MADKANKVPENVAGKYYVDTQCIDCNLCRDTAPENFRQSEAAGYAYVCKQPTNPTEESLCKDSKEACPVEAIGDDAQ from the coding sequence ATGGCAGACAAAGCAAACAAGGTTCCGGAGAATGTGGCAGGCAAATATTATGTCGATACGCAGTGCATAGACTGCAATCTGTGCCGCGATACCGCTCCGGAGAACTTCAGACAGAGCGAAGCGGCAGGTTACGCTTATGTCTGCAAACAACCGACGAACCCGACCGAAGAATCGCTTTGCAAGGATTCAAAAGAGGCGTGCCCGGTAGAGGCGATAGGCGATGACGCCCAGTAG
- a CDS encoding RNA pseudouridine synthase, whose translation MMHINIIFEDDCLAVVEKPAGLPVYPAKNANYKPQIINCKTLSEIVECKWHGSEPAHRLDNDTSGIMLIAKTKEAFEALRKQFDDGTVHKEYMALVLGETPAEGTIDTPVIHDPKSKKRMKVAEKLIKSGSKMIQGGQEARTEFKLVKKYLGGRFSLLRVTIKTGVRHQIRVHLASIGHPLVGDRLYQNGRQRERDDKDITRQFLHASHLGFKHPKNGKWMDLSSQLPPELDNALTKIG comes from the coding sequence ATGATGCATATCAACATAATTTTTGAGGACGACTGTTTGGCCGTTGTGGAAAAACCGGCGGGGTTGCCGGTCTACCCAGCTAAAAATGCAAATTACAAACCACAAATTATAAATTGCAAAACATTGTCAGAAATAGTGGAGTGTAAATGGCATGGTTCAGAACCTGCCCACAGACTCGATAATGATACGAGCGGGATCATGCTTATTGCAAAGACGAAGGAAGCGTTCGAGGCGCTACGCAAGCAATTTGATGACGGGACCGTTCACAAAGAATATATGGCTCTTGTGCTTGGAGAGACGCCGGCCGAAGGAACGATCGATACGCCTGTGATACATGACCCAAAGAGCAAGAAGAGGATGAAAGTGGCGGAAAAGCTGATAAAAAGTGGTTCAAAAATGATTCAGGGCGGTCAAGAGGCGCGCACAGAATTTAAGCTCGTGAAAAAATATCTTGGCGGGAGATTTTCGCTGCTTCGGGTAACCATCAAGACCGGCGTCAGGCATCAAATAAGGGTTCACCTCGCATCTATCGGTCACCCTCTTGTCGGCGACAGGCTTTATCAGAACGGGCGTCAGCGCGAACGCGATGACAAAGATATCACCAGGCAGTTCCTTCACGCCTCGCACCTGGGCTTCAAACATCCAAAGAACGGTAAATGGATGGACCTTTCTTCTCAACTTCCTCCCGAACTTGATAATGCTTTGACAAAGATTGGATAA
- the nth gene encoding endonuclease III, whose translation MENKQRISRILQALRKEYPCAKTPLLHKDPLQLLIATILSAQCTDERVNKVTPPLFAKYKNARDFAVAKPAELEDLIRSTGFYKAKAKNIIGCCKGLVGKHKGEVPASLEALVELPGVGRKTANVVLGEIWDIPGVVVDTHVKRLTFRMGLTKNTDPEKIERDIMNLLAEKDWNDFSVCLIFHGRRVCFARKPLCGGCKIADLCPKFGIKRGIK comes from the coding sequence ATGGAAAATAAACAACGCATTTCCCGGATACTCCAAGCCCTTCGCAAGGAGTATCCATGTGCCAAGACACCGCTTTTGCATAAAGATCCGCTTCAGCTTCTTATTGCCACCATACTTTCCGCCCAGTGCACCGACGAACGTGTGAATAAAGTAACGCCTCCGCTATTCGCCAAATATAAGAACGCGCGTGACTTTGCCGTCGCAAAACCGGCGGAACTTGAAGATCTGATCCGCTCCACGGGTTTTTACAAGGCAAAGGCAAAGAACATCATCGGATGTTGCAAGGGGCTCGTCGGAAAGCATAAGGGCGAGGTTCCGGCCTCGCTTGAGGCTCTCGTTGAACTCCCCGGAGTCGGCAGAAAGACGGCGAACGTTGTACTTGGTGAGATATGGGATATCCCCGGTGTGGTCGTTGACACGCACGTGAAGCGCCTGACCTTTCGTATGGGGCTCACCAAGAACACAGACCCCGAAAAGATAGAACGCGACATTATGAATCTCCTGGCCGAAAAGGACTGGAACGACTTTTCTGTCTGTCTCATCTTTCACGGCCGCCGCGTCTGTTTTGCCAGAAAACCGTTGTGTGGAGGTTGTAAAATAGCCGACCTGTGCCCGAAATTTGGAATAAAAAGAGGCATAAAATAG
- a CDS encoding radical SAM protein, whose protein sequence is MTIPMFIDTHSHLTFPDYDKEREDIIKRAFEAGLEYIINIGSGAGLEDNFKSLELAKKNDNIFSTIGFHPHDAGNMLRANPSQTDESRSSRPCSNNKLGDSLELIEKLAEDPKVVAVGEIGLDYHYISKEKDHEKLKKDQIECFCAQIALANKLRLPVIIHDREAHDDTVFTLRKNRAANWGGVMHCFSGSTVLAKRVLDLGYYISVTGAVTFKKKSEELQAVVKYVPVEKLLIETDCPFIAPEPYRGKRNEPAYVVEVAKKIAGIKKLSLEDVGRITSLNAKKLFHLKGEIPDAKIVYPIRNSLYLNITNKCTLACTFCPKRNATFEVKGHNLKLSREPDIEDIFRAMGDPKGFEEVVFCGFGEPTQRFEILKVIAKRLKEDGIKVRLNTDGLANLIHQRNVLPELKGLVDSISVSLNAHNADVYSKICPSKYKAEAFKEVCDFIKEAKRYIPSVTATVVTCPEVDVEVAKDLAEKELGVTLCVREYQDVG, encoded by the coding sequence ATGACAATTCCAATGTTTATCGATACCCATTCACATCTGACATTTCCCGACTATGATAAAGAGCGGGAAGATATCATCAAGCGGGCATTTGAAGCCGGTCTTGAATATATAATCAATATAGGCTCCGGAGCCGGGCTTGAGGACAATTTCAAGTCGCTCGAACTAGCAAAGAAGAACGACAATATATTCTCGACCATCGGTTTTCATCCGCACGATGCCGGTAATATGCTTCGAGCGAATCCGTCGCAGACGGATGAGTCGAGAAGTTCTCGACCCTGCTCGAACAATAAGCTTGGGGATTCTTTAGAACTAATAGAAAAGTTGGCTGAAGACCCGAAGGTTGTCGCGGTAGGCGAGATCGGTCTTGATTATCACTACATCTCAAAAGAAAAAGATCACGAAAAGCTCAAAAAGGACCAGATCGAGTGCTTTTGCGCTCAAATTGCACTTGCCAATAAGTTAAGGTTGCCGGTCATCATACACGACAGAGAGGCGCACGACGATACCGTGTTCACGTTAAGAAAGAACCGCGCCGCCAACTGGGGCGGGGTGATGCACTGTTTCAGCGGCTCCACCGTCCTTGCAAAGAGGGTGCTTGACCTTGGATATTATATCTCGGTAACCGGGGCGGTCACCTTCAAGAAAAAGTCGGAAGAGTTGCAGGCGGTGGTCAAATACGTGCCGGTAGAAAAACTTCTTATCGAGACCGATTGTCCGTTCATAGCCCCCGAACCTTACAGGGGAAAGCGAAACGAGCCAGCCTACGTTGTAGAGGTGGCCAAGAAGATAGCCGGGATAAAGAAATTATCGCTTGAAGATGTGGGGCGTATCACCTCCCTCAATGCAAAAAAACTGTTCCACCTAAAGGGCGAGATCCCCGATGCAAAGATAGTGTATCCCATCAGGAACTCTCTCTATCTCAACATAACGAACAAATGCACGCTTGCCTGCACCTTTTGTCCAAAGAGGAACGCCACCTTTGAAGTGAAGGGGCATAATCTGAAACTTTCGCGCGAACCCGACATTGAAGATATATTCAGGGCAATGGGAGACCCCAAGGGTTTCGAAGAGGTGGTCTTTTGCGGGTTTGGCGAACCTACGCAGAGGTTCGAGATTTTGAAGGTCATCGCCAAAAGATTAAAAGAGGACGGGATAAAGGTAAGGCTCAATACCGACGGCCTTGCGAACCTTATTCATCAAAGGAACGTCCTGCCTGAACTCAAGGGCCTTGTTGACTCGATATCGGTCAGCCTTAACGCGCACAATGCGGACGTTTATTCAAAGATATGTCCATCTAAATATAAGGCGGAGGCCTTTAAAGAGGTCTGCGATTTCATAAAAGAGGCAAAGAGATACATTCCATCCGTAACAGCGACCGTTGTTACATGTCCGGAAGTGGATGTTGAGGTCGCAAAGGATCTCGCCGAAAAGGAACTTGGGGTCACCCTCTGCGTCCGCGAATATCAAGATGTTGGATAA
- a CDS encoding DNA-binding protein HU (histone-like DNA-binding protein), producing MTKAELINYIAKDCKTSKATAEKVLNHTINNISKCLKRKDKITLTGFGTFYVARRKARRGRNPQTGAEITIKAANVPRFKPGKQLKSWVY from the coding sequence ATGACAAAAGCAGAACTCATTAACTACATCGCGAAGGATTGCAAGACCTCAAAGGCAACAGCAGAGAAGGTGTTGAATCACACGATCAACAACATCTCCAAGTGCTTAAAGAGGAAGGACAAGATCACATTGACAGGTTTCGGTACGTTCTACGTGGCAAGGAGAAAAGCACGTCGCGGCCGTAATCCGCAGACCGGCGCTGAGATCACGATCAAGGCGGCGAACGTCCCCAGGTTCAAGCCAGGTAAACAGCTGAAGAGCTGGGTATATTGA
- a CDS encoding histidinol-phosphatase produces MDKHEIARVLDEMAVVFEIKGDNPFKIRAYENAARVVESLDDIDRKIEKGTLTEVKGIGKNLADHITELYRTGKIIEYEKVRKSIPEGVFEILSIPGLGPKKVKFLYEKLHVKDVGQLELVCRAGALRKHKGWGEKTEGKILQGIACLRKNTGKHLYSNALTAALDIFDKISKDKNVIRAEIAGSSRRKKEVIKDIDIVVSTDKPMGIMDMFTSLPEVENIEAKGDTKSTVMLKAGISADLRVVTDEEFPYALHHFTGSKEHNVAMRGRAKDMGMKMNEYGLFSVQKTCRSRASGNPVRLGDPRFRGDDKLIPCKTEADIFKKLGLEYIEPELREDMGEIKAAEEGRLPKLIEEKDIKGILHVHTNYSDGVNTIQELANFAKKMGYTYLGICDHSQTAYYAGGLKPPDLKRQWKEIDNINKKMKGFTVLKGIESDVLPDGSLDYDEDILKGFDFIIASVHSKFNMTEDEMTARIIKAVSNPHITMLGHPTGRLLLSREPYKVDMHKVIDAAASAGVAIELNANPHRLDIDWRLGPYAKSKGLKIAICPDAHTVENMLDMMFGVGSARKGWWTKEDVLNAWELDKLNKWIRNQKSDI; encoded by the coding sequence ATGGATAAACACGAGATAGCGCGCGTTCTGGATGAGATGGCGGTCGTATTCGAGATCAAGGGCGATAATCCGTTCAAGATACGCGCCTATGAGAACGCGGCTCGCGTCGTTGAATCGCTCGATGATATCGATAGAAAGATAGAAAAAGGGACGCTTACAGAAGTCAAAGGCATCGGCAAGAACCTTGCAGATCATATAACCGAACTTTATCGCACGGGTAAGATCATCGAATACGAAAAGGTAAGAAAGTCGATACCGGAGGGGGTCTTTGAGATACTTTCTATCCCGGGCCTTGGCCCCAAGAAGGTTAAGTTCCTCTATGAAAAGCTGCATGTGAAGGATGTGGGACAACTGGAGCTTGTATGCAGGGCGGGTGCCTTGAGAAAACACAAAGGCTGGGGAGAAAAGACCGAGGGAAAGATACTTCAGGGGATAGCCTGTCTCAGAAAGAACACGGGTAAACATCTTTACAGCAATGCCCTGACGGCGGCGTTAGATATATTCGATAAGATATCCAAAGATAAGAACGTTATCCGTGCAGAGATAGCCGGAAGCTCGCGCCGTAAAAAAGAGGTGATAAAAGATATCGACATCGTTGTGAGCACCGATAAACCCATGGGGATCATGGATATGTTCACGAGTCTCCCGGAGGTTGAAAATATAGAGGCAAAGGGTGATACGAAATCGACCGTTATGCTAAAGGCAGGTATCTCCGCCGACCTTCGGGTCGTTACCGACGAAGAGTTTCCCTATGCTCTTCATCATTTTACCGGAAGCAAGGAGCATAATGTCGCCATGCGCGGCCGTGCCAAGGATATGGGGATGAAGATGAACGAATACGGTCTTTTTAGCGTCCAAAAAACCTGTCGTTCCCGCGCAAGCGGGAATCCGGTGCGTTTGGGAGATCCCCGCTTTCGCGGGGATGACAAGCTTATCCCCTGCAAGACAGAGGCGGATATCTTTAAAAAACTGGGCCTTGAATATATAGAGCCCGAACTTCGCGAGGATATGGGAGAGATAAAGGCGGCGGAAGAGGGAAGGCTCCCAAAGCTAATAGAAGAAAAGGATATTAAAGGCATCCTTCACGTTCATACGAACTACAGCGATGGGGTTAACACCATTCAGGAGCTGGCGAACTTTGCAAAGAAGATGGGCTATACTTATCTTGGAATATGCGATCACAGCCAGACCGCCTACTATGCCGGAGGATTAAAGCCCCCGGACCTCAAACGCCAGTGGAAAGAGATAGACAACATAAACAAGAAGATGAAGGGGTTCACTGTACTTAAAGGGATAGAGTCGGACGTTTTGCCCGATGGTTCGCTTGACTATGACGAAGATATCTTAAAGGGCTTCGACTTTATCATCGCCTCGGTCCATTCCAAGTTCAACATGACAGAAGATGAGATGACCGCACGTATCATAAAGGCCGTCTCAAATCCTCACATCACCATGCTCGGTCACCCGACCGGCAGGCTCCTTCTTTCACGCGAACCCTATAAAGTTGACATGCATAAAGTCATAGACGCCGCTGCGTCCGCCGGCGTTGCCATAGAGCTTAACGCAAATCCGCACCGGCTCGATATCGACTGGCGGCTTGGGCCATATGCAAAGTCTAAAGGCCTTAAGATAGCGATATGCCCCGATGCCCACACGGTCGAGAACATGCTCGACATGATGTTCGGTGTCGGCTCCGCCAGAAAGGGCTGGTGGACAAAGGAAGACGTTTTGAACGCGTGGGAGTTGGACAAGTTGAACAAGTGGATAAGAAACCAGAAATCAGATATCTGA
- a CDS encoding 23S rRNA (pseudouridine(1915)-N(3))-methyltransferase RlmH: MFARETMVCLYDGMKLRVAAIGKLKSKAMTELVEDYAGRIGRYMPFELTVAKDDASLKIDRDDFLVVCDENGDRTSSKGLSEFLSRHQRVGTKRLTFFIGDAKGVTPAMKAKARTTLSLSKMTFPHELARVILLEQLYRACTILRGEKYHYG, translated from the coding sequence ATGTTTGCAAGAGAGACGATGGTGTGTTTATATGACGGCATGAAATTAAGAGTGGCGGCAATAGGCAAACTAAAATCAAAGGCGATGACGGAGCTGGTTGAAGATTATGCGGGGCGAATAGGGCGCTACATGCCCTTTGAGCTAACGGTGGCAAAGGACGACGCAAGCTTGAAAATAGACCGCGACGATTTTCTGGTCGTCTGCGACGAGAACGGCGACCGGACCTCTTCCAAAGGCCTTTCCGAATTCCTTTCACGGCACCAGCGCGTCGGCACCAAGAGGCTCACCTTCTTTATTGGTGACGCCAAGGGTGTTACCCCCGCAATGAAAGCGAAGGCTCGCACAACTTTGAGCCTATCTAAAATGACCTTTCCCCACGAACTAGCACGGGTCATTTTGCTGGAGCAGTTGTACCGCGCGTGCACTATTTTAAGAGGCGAAAAATATCATTATGGATAA
- a CDS encoding inositol monophosphatase has protein sequence MSHLDIAIELAKEAGAIQHDNLGKMHDIEYKIETDIVTDIDKKCEKLIVTRLQKEFPGHDIMAEEGTGNRLKSDYRWIIDPLDGTLNYAHGYPLFAVSIALEYKGYVVLGVAYESNHDELFVAEKGSGSTLNGRRIKVSETKELRKALLDTGFAYNKSRDEQKNNAVHFLNFLDRAASIRRDGAAVTDLCSVACGRFDGFWELYLKPWDIAAGQLIVKEAGGSVTMFNGGPLDIYGIEILASNGRLHKEMVNVLCLKK, from the coding sequence ATGAGCCACTTAGACATAGCCATTGAACTTGCGAAAGAGGCCGGGGCCATTCAGCACGATAATTTGGGTAAAATGCACGATATCGAGTACAAGATAGAGACAGATATCGTAACCGACATCGATAAGAAGTGCGAAAAACTTATTGTTACCCGCCTTCAAAAAGAATTTCCCGGCCACGATATTATGGCTGAGGAGGGAACAGGAAACCGGCTTAAGTCCGACTACCGCTGGATAATCGACCCGCTCGACGGGACGCTTAACTATGCCCACGGATACCCTCTTTTTGCGGTATCTATCGCACTTGAATATAAAGGCTATGTTGTCCTAGGCGTGGCATATGAATCAAATCACGATGAGCTCTTTGTCGCCGAAAAAGGTTCGGGCTCGACCCTTAACGGCAGGCGTATAAAGGTGTCCGAAACAAAAGAGCTAAGGAAGGCTTTACTTGATACGGGTTTTGCGTATAATAAAAGCAGAGACGAGCAGAAGAACAATGCCGTACATTTTTTGAACTTTTTGGACAGGGCGGCGTCCATCAGACGCGACGGCGCGGCCGTGACCGATCTCTGCTCTGTGGCGTGCGGCAGGTTCGACGGTTTCTGGGAACTTTATCTGAAGCCTTGGGACATTGCGGCGGGTCAGTTGATAGTGAAAGAGGCGGGAGGGAGCGTTACCATGTTCAACGGCGGCCCTCTTGACATATACGGAATTGAAATATTGGCGTCAAACGGCCGTCTTCACAAGGAGATGGTCAATGTACTATGTCTGAAGAAATAA
- a CDS encoding asparagine--tRNA ligase codes for MKQTFISQIAPHLGKKTIIKGWVYNKRFSGKIGFLQIRDGSGFIQGVISEKEVESGTWDLGNKLTLESSVIVHGTVTKHPRHEVYELQITDIELVHMSEEYPIGKKEHGPDFLLDNRHLWLRSNKQWAIQRVRNTVINATYEYLNKDGFIKIDSPILTPAACEGTTTLFEINYFDMGKAYLSQSGQLYIEAAIMSHGRVFDFGPVFRAEKSKTRRHLTEFWMMDAEAAFVEHDENLKIQENLISFIAKSVLEKNQNELKILERDPKPLEKIQAPFYRMTHAEAVAKLRKLGSDIKEDDDLGADDETLITKELDKPLFVEKYPAKAKAFYMKRDPANPELALCADLLAPEGFGEIVGGSQREESYDTLLTRLKEHNLPVKAFEWYLDLRKYGSVPHSGFGYGLERIVGWMCGTPHVRETIPFPRMLNRLYP; via the coding sequence ATGAAACAGACATTCATCTCCCAAATAGCACCGCATTTAGGCAAAAAGACCATCATTAAAGGGTGGGTCTACAACAAGCGGTTTTCGGGCAAGATCGGCTTTCTCCAGATAAGGGACGGCTCCGGATTCATTCAGGGGGTCATCTCCGAAAAAGAGGTCGAATCCGGCACGTGGGACCTTGGGAACAAACTGACCCTTGAAAGCTCCGTGATCGTTCACGGGACCGTCACAAAACATCCGCGCCACGAAGTTTATGAACTGCAGATAACGGACATCGAACTCGTTCACATGTCCGAAGAATACCCGATAGGCAAAAAAGAGCACGGCCCCGACTTTCTGCTCGACAACCGCCACCTCTGGCTTCGCTCGAACAAGCAGTGGGCCATTCAGCGCGTTCGCAACACCGTTATCAACGCCACCTACGAATATCTCAACAAGGACGGCTTCATAAAGATAGATTCGCCGATACTCACCCCTGCCGCCTGCGAAGGAACAACGACACTTTTTGAGATAAATTATTTCGACATGGGGAAGGCCTATCTTTCGCAATCTGGGCAGTTATATATCGAGGCCGCGATAATGAGCCACGGACGCGTGTTCGATTTTGGTCCCGTTTTCCGAGCTGAAAAATCAAAAACGCGAAGGCACTTAACCGAATTCTGGATGATGGACGCCGAGGCGGCATTTGTGGAACACGATGAGAACCTGAAGATACAAGAAAACCTCATCTCGTTCATCGCCAAGTCGGTCCTTGAAAAGAACCAGAATGAGTTAAAAATACTTGAACGCGATCCCAAACCTTTGGAAAAAATTCAGGCGCCGTTCTACCGGATGACCCACGCCGAGGCGGTGGCAAAGCTTCGAAAACTGGGTAGCGATATAAAAGAAGACGATGACCTTGGCGCCGATGACGAAACGCTTATCACAAAAGAGCTGGATAAACCTTTGTTCGTTGAAAAATATCCGGCCAAAGCTAAGGCGTTCTACATGAAACGCGATCCCGCCAACCCCGAACTCGCTCTCTGCGCGGACCTGCTGGCGCCGGAAGGTTTTGGCGAGATAGTCGGCGGAAGCCAGCGCGAAGAGAGCTACGACACGCTACTTACGCGCTTAAAAGAACACAATTTGCCTGTTAAGGCATTTGAATGGTATCTAGACCTGCGTAAATACGGAAGCGTCCCCCACTCCGGCTTTGGTTACGGGTTAGAGCGAATTGTTGGCTGGATGTGCGGCACTCCTCACGTGCGCGAAACGATACCTTTTCCGAGGATGCTCAATCGATTATATCCTTGA